CGCGCGGGTCCGCCGGTACGTCGAGGAACACGACGTGAAAGTCAACGAACTGGAGTGACCGATGAAATGTTATTTATGCTACAGTTACGCCCGACAGACGGGTGGCCGACGGGTGTCTGACGGGCGGTCGAGGTCGACGCAGTCTTGCACTTTCACTTTCACCGCGCGTGCCTGACGTTTATATACACCCACCACATAGCCGAAGTTGCACGTCACGCGTGCATTCCCCTTTCCCCTAAGGATAAACGATTAACAACCACCGACAGGTATCTCGGGTATGCTCTCTCTGTCGGACGTTCTGGCGGCCCGCGAGCGGGTGAACGAAGTCGCCCGCCACACGCCGCTGGAGTACTCGCACACGTTTTCGGATATGACCGGCGCGGACGTGCATCTGAAACTGGAGAACTTCCAGCGCACGGGGTCGTTCAAGATCCGCGGCGCGACGAACCGCATCGTGACGCTCTCAGACGAGGAAAAAGCGGCCGGGGTCGTCACCGCCAGCGCCGGCAACCACGCGCAGGGCGTCGCGCTCGCGGCCACGCGTGCGGGCGTCGAGTCGACCATCGTGATGCCGGAGTACGCGCCCATCTCGAAGGTGAAAGCGACCGAGCGCTACGGCGGCGACGTGGTGCTCTCGGGCGTCGACTACAACGACGCGCAATCGAAGGCCCGCGAGATAGAGGCGGCCGAGAACCGAACGTACGTCCACGCGTTCGACGACGAGTACGTGATGGCCGGACAGGGGACCATCGGTCTCGAAATCGTCGAGGACTGCCCGAACCTCGATACCGTCGTCGTCCCCATCGGCGGCGGCGGCCTCATCTCCGGCATCGCCACGGCGATAAAGGCCAAGAAGCCCGACGCACGCGTCATCGGCGTCGAGTCCGAGGGTGCGTCGAGCGTCACCGACTCGCTGCAGAAAGGCGAGATACACCAGTTGGACAGCGTCGACACCATCGCCGACGGTATCGCGACGCGCAACGTCGGGACGGCGCCGTTCGAGGTCATCCGCGAGCGGGTCGACGAGGTGGTCACCGTCTCCGACGAGGAGATAGCCGTCGCGCTGATGTACCTGCTCGAACGGAGCAAGACGCTCGTCGAGGGCGCGGGTGCGGTGGCTCTGGCGGCGCTGCTCTCGGACACGTTCGACTACGAGGAAGGCGAGACCATCGTCCCGGCGCTCTGCGGCGGCAACATCGACCTCAACACGCTCACGACGGTCATTCTTCGCGGACTGGTCGAAACCGGCCGCTACCTCAAGATCCGGACGGTGCTCAAGGATCGACCGGGCGCGCTGGAGGATCTCATCCACATCGTCGCCGAGCAGCAGGCGAACATCTACGCCATCCGCCACGACCGAACGTCCCGCGACATCGGGATGAGCGACACTGAGGTGGAACTCGATCTGGAGATGCGCGGACCCGAGCACGTCGAGGCGTTACTCGCCGAGATTCGCGAACGCGGCTACGAAGTCGAAGTACTCGTCTGAGTCGAGGAAGGTCCCCGCGTATTAAGTCGCCGCCGCGCGACGCCCCGATCATGAAGCGCATCATCAGCACGGACGACGCGCCCGCGGCAGTCGGCGCGTACAGTCAGGCGACGACCGACGGTTCCATCCTCTTCACCGCGGGCCAGATTCCGCTGACGCCCGACGGCGAACTGCTGGGCGACGCCGACATCGCGACGCAGACCGAGCAGGCGCTCGACAACGTAATGGCGATTCTCGCCTCTGAGGACGCCGACGCCAGCGACGTGCTAAAGATGACCGTGTTCCTCGGCGACATCGACGACTTCGAGGAGATGAACGAGACGTACGCGACGTACTTCGACGAGGAGCCGCCGGCGCGCAGCGCCGTCGAGGTCGCGAACCTCCCGAAAGGCGTCGGCGTCGAAATCGAGGCCATCGCGTCGCTGGAGTGAACCGGCGCGTCAAATCGAGCCTCCTGTGGGGGCTTGTCGGCGTGTTCGCCTTCCTCGTGCTCGCGCAGGGGTACGACCTGCTCGTCGAGGGACTCCCCGCCAGCTTTCTCGCGCGAGTCGGCATCGCGCTCGTCGTCGGCGCAGTCGCTGCGGGTGTCTCGTACGTCGCAGAACCGCGGCTACTCGCGCGGCGGTAGCCGGTCGAGTCAGACGACCTCTCGGAGGCGAATCTCGCCTTCGCTCACCGTCTCGACGAACTCGCCGTCGACCGCCAAGTCGTCGGAATCGGCGTCCTCGCGGCCGAAGACCGCCATGATCGCGTCGGTGATTCCCGGTTCCGGGTCGACGTAGGCGACGTTTCGTTCGACGGTTTTCACGAGACCGAGTTTCTCGCCTGCGGCATCGACCAGCACTTTCCCCTCGTCTTCGGAAGTGAGCGTTGCCATCGTCGGAGGTTCGGGCCGTAGTACCGTAGTGCTGTCGGGCGGTGCGAAAGGAAGGGTTTAAACGAGACACGGGCCAAAACTCGGTGCGAGCCAGGATGGCCGAGTGGTAAGGCGCACGCCTGGAAAGCGTGTTCCCTCTGGGATCCAGGGTTCAAATCCCTGTCCTGGCGTTTTTACGACGAGCAACCCAGCGAGTACCGCGTAGCGTGTTCGAGCGAACACCGCGAGTCGCAAACGGCCCGCCGCAGGGATTTGAGCCAGCAAGTCGCAGCGCGAGCGAAGCGAGCGACCGTCTCGTGTCGTTCAAATCCCTGTCCTGGCGTTCTTGGAGCACAACACTCCTGAGCGTCGCGTCCTGTCATGACGCGGAGCGGTGGACGAGAGAGACGAGAGACACGAGAGCGACTCCAACTTTGCAGACAATGGCGGAAGCAATGACACGACAGCGAAATCGGAGAAAGATTGATAGGGGTGGCAGACATTCCCAAACACGAAATGCCTGACACGAAAAGCGGCCGCGAGAGGAAGGGCAGAAACAAGCGTGCACAGCTGGAGCACCACCTCGCTCGTCGGGAGGTACGGACGCTTGACGTGGACGACGAACCGGAGATATACGACGACGTGGAGGACCTCGACGATGACGTTCTCAACCTCTACGCGTTGAACGGCCGAGAGCAGTAGCCGAACTCCGCTGCGGCGCGCATTTTTTGGGAGATTCGACGTCCGAGCTGTGCGTCTGTGCAGAGTTGATACGAGGGCGACCCCACAGCGGCCGAGTTACGTATATAAACCGCGTGTTTCGCGACGTAGACGGCGATCTGTGCTCCGCGGTGATTCCGGACAGCACCTTCGACTGAGGAGGTTCAGTCCGGGTGTTTTTGCGACATCCGTGCTTGTTCGTCTCGTGGCTCGTGTTACCTCGTATTCGAAACATTTTTATAGAATCACAAACAATCTCGGGATAGACTATGAGCCAGCGAATGCAACAGGGCCAGCCGATGATCATTCTCGGAGAGGATTCCCAGCGCGTCAAGGACCGCGACGCGCAGGCGTACAACATTCGCGCCGCCCGCGCGGTAGCGGAGGCCGTCCGCTCCACGCTCGGGCCGAAAGGGATGGACAAGATGCTCGTCGACTCGATGGGCGACGTCACCGTTACGAACGACGGCGTCACCATCCTCAAGGAGATGGACATCGACAACCCGACGGCCGAGATGATTATCGAGGTCGCCGAGACCCAGGAGGACGAAGCCGGTGACGGCACGACAACGGCCGTCGCTATCGCGGGCGAACTGCTCAAGAACGCCGAGGACCTCCTCGAACAGGACATCCACCCGACGGCGGTCATCAAAGGCTACAACCTCGCCAGCGAGAAAGCGCGCGAGGAAGTCGACAACATCGCGACGCAGGTCGACCCCGACGACGAGGACCTGCTGAAGAAGGTCGCCGAGACCTCGATGACGGGCAAGGGCGCCGAACTCAACAAAGAAGTGCTCGCAAACCTCGTCGTCGGCGCGGTCCAGCAGGTCACCGTCGAGGCCGACGACGGCTCGCACGTCGTCGACATGGAGAACGTCAAGATCGAGACGCAGACGGGTCGTTCGGCGGGTGAGTCCGAACTGCTCCGCGGCGCGGTCATCAACAAAGACCCCGTTCACGACGACATGCCCGTCGAGTTCGACGAGGCGAACATCCTGCTGCTCAACGAGGCCATCGAAGTCGAAGAGGCGGGCGTCGACACGCAGGTTTCCATCGACAGCCCCGACCAGCTCCAGAAGTTCCTCGACCAGGAAGAGGAACAGCTGAAAAAGAAGGTTGACCAGATCGTCGACTCCGGCGCGGACGTCGTCTTCTGCCAGAAGGGCATCGACGACCTCGCCCAGCACTACCTCGCGAAACAGGGCGTGCTCGCGATTCGCCGGACGAAGAAGTCCGACATCGAGTTCCTGAAGAACGTCGTCGGCGGCAGCGTCGTCACCGATCTTGACGACATCGGCGAGAGCGAACTCGGCTTCGGCTCGGTCCGCCGCGACGAGGAGGACGAGCTGTTCTACGTCGAGGGTGAGGACGCCCACGGAGTCACGCTCCTGCTCCGCGGCTCCACCGACCACGTCGTCGACGAACTCGAACGGGGCATCAAGGACGCGCTCGACGTCGTTGCGACGACCGTCTCCGACGGCCGCGTGCTCGCAGGCGGCGGCGCCATCGAGGTCGAACTTGCCTCCCGACTCCGCGACTACGCCGACTCCGTCTCCGGCCGCGAGCAGCTCGCCGTCGAGGCGTTCGCCGACGCGCTCGAACTCGTCCCGCGCGTCCTCGCGGAGAACGCCGGTCTCGACTCCATCGACACGCTCGTCGACCTCCGTGCGGCCCACGAGGACGGCGACGTGCTCGCCGGCCTGAACGCCTTCACGGGCGACGTCGAGGACACGTTCGAGGCGGGCATCGTCGAACCCGCGCACGCCAAAGAGCAGGCGCTCTCCTCCGCCACCGAGGCCGCGAACCTCGTGCTCAAGATAGACGACATCATCGCCGCGGGCGACCTCTCGACCGGCGGCAACGACGACGAGGAAGGCGGCGCACCCGGCGGCATGGGTGGCATGGGCGGCATGGGCGGCATGGGCGGTATGGGCGGCGCGATGTAGAAGCCGGCCACGACCTACTACCCCCAACCGACTCCCGCCCGCATCGGCGTTCGACCGACTCCCGAATTTTTACAGACGGCTACACGGAGTAGCCGCAGCACTCACCCGCAGATACAGCGCTAGCGGCAAGTGAGCGGAACGACTGACGAACGACACTCGTAGGTCCGACTAACCCCGTCGAAGCTTAGCAGTAACTAAATACGCCCTCCGCAAAATTTGCGAGCATGAAGACGCTGCTCCTCAACAGCGAGGACGTACACCACAACGCCCGGATGCCGGAACTCATTCGGGCAATCGAGGACGCCTTCGCCGCCTACGAGCGCGGCGACGCGCAGATGCCTCCGAAGTCGTACATCGACCTGCCGCAGTACAACGGCGACTTCCGGTCGATGCCCGCGTACTTGGAGGCCGCTGACTGGGACGCCGCGGGCATCAAGTGGGTGAACGTCCACACCGACAACCCCGACGACCACGACCTGCCGACGGTGATGGGGACGATGATCTACTCGGACCCCGAGACGGCGTTTCCCCTCGCCATCATGGACGGTACCGAACTGACGATGCAGCGCACCGGCGCGGCCGCCGCCGTCGCCACCGACCACCTCGCCGTCGAGGACGCCACCTCGATGGGTATCGTCGGGGCGGGCGTCCAGTCCTACACGCAACTGCGCGCTATCTCCCAGATTAGACCTATCGAGGAAGTCGTCATTTCGGATTTGGACGAAGAGCGCGTCGCGCGCTTCGTCGACACCTTCGAGGACGAGTTCGACATCCGCGCGGGCAGCATCGAGGAGGCCGCGTCCTGCGACGTGCTCTCGACGGTGACGCCCGTCGAGTCGCCCATCGTCCCCCGCGAGGCCGTCGGCGACCACACACACATCAACGCGATGGGCGCCGACGCCGAGGGCAAACACGAACTCGCCGACGAGGTGCTTCTCGACGCCAAACTCGTTATCGACGACTACGACCAGACGACCCACTCCGGCGAGATCAACGTCCCGTACAACGCGGGCGTCCTCGGCGACGACGACATCTACGGCCAGATCGGCGAGATCGTCGTCGGGAAGAAGGAGGGCCGCACAGCCGACGACGGCATCACAGTCTTCGACTCGACCGGGCTGGCGATTCAGGACGTCGCCGCCGCGCACGTGGTCTACGAGCACGCCGACGAGAACGACAACGGCTACCCGTTCGACCTGCTCGGTCTCGACGCGTAAGCGTCAGCGGAACGGCGTCGCCGCGCTACTCTGCGTCCGTTTCCTCGCTCCCATCGCGCCGTCCGATGCGCTCGAACACGCGAGTGAGCACCCAGACGACAACCATGAACGGGAGCAGCGGGACGATGAGAATCAGCAGCAGCAACGCGTAGGTGATGCCGATGAGGTTCATCTCGTTGTCCGGATGGCTCGCGTAACGCGGCGTCACCGTCCGGTACGTTTTCGTCACCAACCCTGGCTCGTCGTCGGAACTCATGGGAGAACGTACGTCGTCCTGCAGATTAAGCGTTGGTCGGCCGACGGGTCGGTCCCGCGCGACTGACCGCATTCGAAAACGAGCGTCGAGTGAGATCAGTGGCAGAGAAAACGAAACCGCGTCCGCGCGGCGGTTAGGCGCCGATTCCCATCCCGAGGAACAGCGTCATCGTGATAGCCATGATGACGAACCCGGCGACCATCGCGACGGTGGTGTAGCCGAGGATGTCGCGGGCGCGCAGTTTCGCCAGCGCCAGCGCCGGAACGGCCCAGAACGGCTGAATCATGTTCGTCAGTTGGTCGCCCATCATCTCGATGACGACGGCGGTGTACAGCGGCATCCCCAGTTCCCGAGTCGTCTCGAGGAGAATCGGTCCCTGCGCGACCCACTGGCCGCCGCCGGAGGGGACGAACACGTTGACAATACCCGCGCTGATGAGACCGAGCACCGGCCAGGTCAGCGGCGTCGCGATGTCGGCGAAGAACCCCGAAATGACTGCGGCGAGCGCCGTCCCGGTGAGCAGTCCGGCGATACCTGCGTAGAACGGGAACTGGAAGAGGATGCCGGCGACGTTCTTCACGCTGTCGTCCATCTGGTTGACGATACGCTTCGGCGTCACCCAGAGGACGATGGCACAGAAGATGAAGAACGCGTTGATGGTGTTGAGGTTCACTGCCCCGAGTCCGCTCTGGACGACGTCCGTGATGAAGTAGTACGCCGGGAAAATCGCGATTATCAGCCCGAGTATCCGCGAGTGGTTGAGTCGGTCCGCTAGCGTCGTCCGCGCGGTGGCGACGCCGCCGTCGGTCGTGACGCCGGGACCCGAGGTGTCGTCCCCTTTCGTCTCCAGTCCGGTCGAAATCTCGTCGTAAACGCTGTCCGGGAGTTCGGTAATCCCCTCCTTCCTGTTCGGATGGAGACTCCCCATCACGACTGGGATGACGGCGAGCAACAGCACGACGGTGACGATGTTGACCATGCTTCCGATGGTGTCACCCAGCGGGATACCCTCCTGTGCGTACTCAGGGAACGTCGACGGAATCGCAGCGGGGTCGGCCATAATGAGGCCGCTGGACGTGGTGATGCCGGAGTGCCAGATCATCAGCGCCGTGTAGCCCGCGGCGATGAGAAGCGGGTAGTGCAGTTTGAGTCCGTTTTCCTTGCCGCGGAACGCGACCTGACGGGCGATGACCGCGCCGACGATCAGGCCGATAGCCCACGAGATGAGGCCGGCGACCATCGCGACGAACGACGTCAGCGCGACAGCCGAAAACTGTGAGTTCGGTAGTCCGGCGATTCGTCGAAGCAGTCGAGACACCGCCGGTGACTTCGCGATGGCGTCGCCGACCATCAGCGTCAGAGAGAACTGGGCCATGAAGACGAGCAGCGTCCAGACGCCGCCGAACCACGCGTCCATCACACCCGTCGGTGACGTGCCGACCAGCAACGCACCGACCGCTGCGATGAACGTGAGGAAGATGACGAGGACGTACGGATCCGGGACGTACTCCATGGCGATATCTGCGAACCATTCACCGAGTCGCTTGATCGGGTCTGTAATAGCCATACGCTACAGTCCCGAATGAATAATTGATATATAATAATTTGGCATGCTATCTCATCACACCCGACAGAAAATTGAGACAATGTGGAAATTTGATAGATCCGCCCTCGTTTGCCGCTACGTCACTCCCCACAGCGCGAACGAGCGCCTTCGAGAGCCGCACGTCCGTCGACGTGACGCTTAAGCATCGAGCGCACGGACGCAACGACAATGAAAGATGTGTGCATAGTTGGCATGGGGACGACCGAGTTCGGCGTCCTCGACGAGGGAATCAAAGAACTGGGAATCACGGCGGTC
This genomic stretch from Haloprofundus salilacus harbors:
- a CDS encoding DUF7535 family protein, giving the protein MSSDDEPGLVTKTYRTVTPRYASHPDNEMNLIGITYALLLLILIVPLLPFMVVVWVLTRVFERIGRRDGSEETDAE
- a CDS encoding Rid family detoxifying hydrolase, with translation MKRIISTDDAPAAVGAYSQATTDGSILFTAGQIPLTPDGELLGDADIATQTEQALDNVMAILASEDADASDVLKMTVFLGDIDDFEEMNETYATYFDEEPPARSAVEVANLPKGVGVEIEAIASLE
- a CDS encoding short-chain fatty acid transporter — its product is MAITDPIKRLGEWFADIAMEYVPDPYVLVIFLTFIAAVGALLVGTSPTGVMDAWFGGVWTLLVFMAQFSLTLMVGDAIAKSPAVSRLLRRIAGLPNSQFSAVALTSFVAMVAGLISWAIGLIVGAVIARQVAFRGKENGLKLHYPLLIAAGYTALMIWHSGITTSSGLIMADPAAIPSTFPEYAQEGIPLGDTIGSMVNIVTVVLLLAVIPVVMGSLHPNRKEGITELPDSVYDEISTGLETKGDDTSGPGVTTDGGVATARTTLADRLNHSRILGLIIAIFPAYYFITDVVQSGLGAVNLNTINAFFIFCAIVLWVTPKRIVNQMDDSVKNVAGILFQFPFYAGIAGLLTGTALAAVISGFFADIATPLTWPVLGLISAGIVNVFVPSGGGQWVAQGPILLETTRELGMPLYTAVVIEMMGDQLTNMIQPFWAVPALALAKLRARDILGYTTVAMVAGFVIMAITMTLFLGMGIGA
- the thsB gene encoding thermosome subunit beta produces the protein MIILGEDSQRVKDRDAQAYNIRAARAVAEAVRSTLGPKGMDKMLVDSMGDVTVTNDGVTILKEMDIDNPTAEMIIEVAETQEDEAGDGTTTAVAIAGELLKNAEDLLEQDIHPTAVIKGYNLASEKAREEVDNIATQVDPDDEDLLKKVAETSMTGKGAELNKEVLANLVVGAVQQVTVEADDGSHVVDMENVKIETQTGRSAGESELLRGAVINKDPVHDDMPVEFDEANILLLNEAIEVEEAGVDTQVSIDSPDQLQKFLDQEEEQLKKKVDQIVDSGADVVFCQKGIDDLAQHYLAKQGVLAIRRTKKSDIEFLKNVVGGSVVTDLDDIGESELGFGSVRRDEEDELFYVEGEDAHGVTLLLRGSTDHVVDELERGIKDALDVVATTVSDGRVLAGGGAIEVELASRLRDYADSVSGREQLAVEAFADALELVPRVLAENAGLDSIDTLVDLRAAHEDGDVLAGLNAFTGDVEDTFEAGIVEPAHAKEQALSSATEAANLVLKIDDIIAAGDLSTGGNDDEEGGAPGGMGGMGGMGGMGGMGGAM
- a CDS encoding ornithine cyclodeaminase family protein encodes the protein MKTLLLNSEDVHHNARMPELIRAIEDAFAAYERGDAQMPPKSYIDLPQYNGDFRSMPAYLEAADWDAAGIKWVNVHTDNPDDHDLPTVMGTMIYSDPETAFPLAIMDGTELTMQRTGAAAAVATDHLAVEDATSMGIVGAGVQSYTQLRAISQIRPIEEVVISDLDEERVARFVDTFEDEFDIRAGSIEEAASCDVLSTVTPVESPIVPREAVGDHTHINAMGADAEGKHELADEVLLDAKLVIDDYDQTTHSGEINVPYNAGVLGDDDIYGQIGEIVVGKKEGRTADDGITVFDSTGLAIQDVAAAHVVYEHADENDNGYPFDLLGLDA
- the ilvA gene encoding threonine ammonia-lyase; translated protein: MLSLSDVLAARERVNEVARHTPLEYSHTFSDMTGADVHLKLENFQRTGSFKIRGATNRIVTLSDEEKAAGVVTASAGNHAQGVALAATRAGVESTIVMPEYAPISKVKATERYGGDVVLSGVDYNDAQSKAREIEAAENRTYVHAFDDEYVMAGQGTIGLEIVEDCPNLDTVVVPIGGGGLISGIATAIKAKKPDARVIGVESEGASSVTDSLQKGEIHQLDSVDTIADGIATRNVGTAPFEVIRERVDEVVTVSDEEIAVALMYLLERSKTLVEGAGAVALAALLSDTFDYEEGETIVPALCGGNIDLNTLTTVILRGLVETGRYLKIRTVLKDRPGALEDLIHIVAEQQANIYAIRHDRTSRDIGMSDTEVELDLEMRGPEHVEALLAEIRERGYEVEVLV
- a CDS encoding PRC-barrel domain containing protein, which translates into the protein MATLTSEDEGKVLVDAAGEKLGLVKTVERNVAYVDPEPGITDAIMAVFGREDADSDDLAVDGEFVETVSEGEIRLREVV